Proteins from one Leptonema illini DSM 21528 genomic window:
- a CDS encoding response regulator, with protein MIEEKKILIVDDSSMMRAIIRGAFEKIGLRNIVESSDGVDALKKLLGQDFDLIITDRNMPGMDGVTLVETVRSHSRYANIPILMVTTESEKETVIRALQKGVNGYIVKPFTPEILWEKALPLLRGG; from the coding sequence ATGATCGAAGAGAAGAAAATCCTGATCGTCGACGACTCCTCGATGATGCGCGCCATCATCAGAGGGGCCTTCGAGAAGATCGGTCTTCGCAATATCGTCGAGTCTTCTGATGGGGTCGACGCGCTCAAAAAGCTGCTCGGGCAGGATTTTGATCTCATCATCACAGATCGAAATATGCCGGGAATGGACGGAGTGACGCTCGTCGAAACCGTCCGCTCCCATTCGCGTTATGCGAATATTCCGATTCTGATGGTTACGACCGAAAGCGAGAAAGAGACGGTTATCAGAGCGCTTCAGAAAGGCGTCAACGGCTACATCGTAAAACCCTTTACTCCTGAAATCCTCTGGGAAAAGGCGCTGCCTTTGCTCAGAGGCGGATGA
- a CDS encoding MFS transporter, with the protein MQKERAPKREIFGWAMFDFANSSYTTVIVTVVYAIVFPQIIVGDAPEYRMGNLLWSIGLSLSYVIVVATAPILGAIMDFSASKKKFLFASYLFTILLTAALFFVRPGDVWLGVTLLVLSNYGFAAGESFAGAFLPDLGPPEDLGKISGFAWGIGYFGGLVSTALVLALIEPGGGPTNPDNPSLPFIGPVTAAFFLLAGIPTFLLLKERGTAQTLPAGETMFKIGFHRLFATLKEIGDFRDLTIFLASLFFSQAGLYVVISFAFIYGAQVIHWSAGAMAMMFIITQFTAAGGAILFGLLQDRIGSIRTYMMTLVLWIVAVALIYGTNDLTVWINETFAKDYKAESVFLFIGCLAGLGLGATQSAGRAIVGIFSPESKSGEFFGFWGQSSKLSAIVGVLGTGLLQNMIGLQKAILFTVVLFILGMIVSFYVNEARGRKMAAEHEGE; encoded by the coding sequence ATGCAAAAAGAAAGAGCACCCAAACGCGAGATATTCGGGTGGGCGATGTTCGACTTCGCCAACTCCTCGTACACCACCGTCATCGTAACCGTCGTTTACGCGATCGTCTTTCCGCAGATCATCGTCGGCGACGCTCCAGAATACCGAATGGGCAACCTGCTGTGGAGTATCGGCCTGTCCCTCAGCTACGTGATCGTCGTCGCCACAGCTCCGATCCTCGGCGCCATCATGGACTTCTCGGCCTCCAAAAAGAAGTTCCTCTTCGCCAGTTATCTGTTCACGATTCTGTTAACGGCCGCCCTTTTCTTTGTGCGTCCCGGCGACGTCTGGCTTGGCGTAACGCTGCTTGTGCTTTCGAACTACGGCTTCGCCGCAGGCGAATCCTTTGCCGGCGCCTTTCTGCCCGATCTCGGCCCTCCAGAAGACCTGGGCAAGATCTCGGGATTCGCCTGGGGTATCGGCTATTTCGGCGGCCTCGTTTCCACCGCACTCGTTCTGGCATTGATCGAACCGGGTGGCGGACCTACCAATCCGGATAACCCCTCGCTGCCTTTCATCGGCCCTGTGACGGCGGCCTTCTTTCTGCTGGCCGGCATTCCCACCTTTCTGCTCCTGAAAGAGAGAGGAACGGCGCAGACGCTGCCTGCCGGCGAGACGATGTTCAAGATCGGCTTTCACAGACTCTTTGCCACATTGAAAGAGATCGGTGATTTTCGCGACCTCACCATCTTCCTTGCATCCCTTTTCTTCAGCCAGGCCGGCCTGTATGTCGTGATCAGCTTCGCCTTCATCTATGGAGCGCAGGTGATCCACTGGAGCGCCGGTGCAATGGCCATGATGTTCATCATCACCCAGTTCACAGCAGCGGGTGGCGCGATTCTATTCGGGCTTCTGCAAGACCGTATCGGCTCGATTCGCACATACATGATGACGCTTGTTCTGTGGATCGTCGCCGTGGCGCTCATCTACGGAACGAACGATCTGACGGTGTGGATCAACGAGACCTTTGCAAAAGACTATAAGGCCGAAAGCGTCTTTCTCTTTATCGGCTGTCTTGCCGGTCTGGGCCTCGGCGCCACGCAATCGGCCGGCCGTGCCATCGTCGGCATCTTCTCGCCCGAGTCGAAATCGGGTGAGTTTTTCGGTTTCTGGGGCCAGTCGAGCAAGCTATCGGCTATCGTCGGTGTTCTCGGCACCGGTCTACTCCAGAATATGATAGGATTGCAGAAGGCGATTCTCTTCACCGTCGTTCTTTTTATTCTGGGCATGATCGTTTCGTTCTACGTAAACGAAGCCCGTGGCCGCAAGATGGCCGCCGAGCACGAAGGCGAATAA